The Clostridia bacterium DNA segment AACTGGGTGCTATGGTGATCGTTGCAGGACGTGAAGACAAACATATTGACACCTTGCGTGCCTGCGCAAAAGAGTATGGCTACACCCTGGTGGAATGCGAAACCGTTTGCCTTGACGGTACTCCAGTAACGACAGAACGCATCTGTAAGGAAATAGAAGAAGGTGCGCTTGCTACGGCAAACAAGCTTCTAGGACACCCCTACTTGCTGATTGGAGAAGTTATGCATGGCAAGGCCCTCGGAAGGACGGTGGGCATGCCTACGGCCAATCTAGGATATAAACCCTACAAACAGCTTCCAGCGCATGGCGTCTATGGAACCATCTCGGATATTGATGATAGAGGTGTACAAGGTCTTACCAATATTGGGAAGAGACCGTCGGTGGACGATTTCAACTATGTTACCATCGAGACCTTCTTGTTGGATTTCTCGGGAGACCTCTATGGCCGGATGATTGGCATAGAAATCCATGTTTTCATCCGAGGCGTTTGCAAATTCAGTTGCATAGAAGAAGTGAAAGCCCAAGTTAACAAGGATATCGAATCCATCAAGAACTATCTTGATGAAGTATGTCCCAACAGTAATAGTAGGGAACGTAAGGTTATGTAACGCTTTGTATGATAGGCAAAAATATAGACATCATGTGAAATCAACCAAACTAAATAAACACGCAGGTATGATATAATTATGTTGTACCTGCGTGTTTATTTATTGTATTGTAAATGTGGGTCACGCGGTAATCTTTGTTAACATAAAACGTCCTACCTAGTGGGATGAAAATACCAGGAGGACGGACATGTACAACTTGCTAATCAAAAGGAGATTAGAATGGATTCTATTTGCGGTACTCACAATCTTACCACCTATCAATTATGTGGCCAGAG contains these protein-coding regions:
- a CDS encoding riboflavin biosynthesis protein RibF produces the protein MKCIDQNDFSLKNTCVAFGDFDGLHLGHKAVLDKMAEISGQDMTSVMVTFDYDEELLKDKKILCTQLEKQKLLQENGPDVLFSYKINSKNRDLQIDAFIQDVLVKQLGAMVIVAGREDKHIDTLRACAKEYGYTLVECETVCLDGTPVTTERICKEIEEGALATANKLLGHPYLLIGEVMHGKALGRTVGMPTANLGYKPYKQLPAHGVYGTISDIDDRGVQGLTNIGKRPSVDDFNYVTIETFLLDFSGDLYGRMIGIEIHVFIRGVCKFSCIEEVKAQVNKDIESIKNYLDEVCPNSNSRERKVM